A stretch of the Conger conger chromosome 3, fConCon1.1, whole genome shotgun sequence genome encodes the following:
- the bcl6b gene encoding B-cell CLL/lymphoma 6 member B protein isoform X1 has product MQMVERYRADGGQEEDSGAPEGYVKEFTRHSSDVLRNLNELRHRDILTDATLLVGTASLRAHCAVLIACSGFFYSLFSRRTLVAGRERPVSLSLPDSLDAGSVSLLLDFMYTSRLALSARTVPGVLAAATYLQMEHVVDTCRAFMLNSVETLGIPQKELDSSSSAVSFAPPPGGAFPNNPPNGRPSLHNPASYLAGGAAANLCCDSARVPRETWALKDPSTCPTHEPRSERVKLEADSPNLESPTPCPGSPSQSGCQPNSPTESSGCNQAPQQVMHSGTKYLPDPKACNWKKYKFIVLNPLCAATVKEESADEKGLQHCSHTPSGTDKCATTSKPPLEVCPVDGLSHSNRSAQGFHCDISKHGLLQGAFHGLVPRPTDELPHLPTQMTQDSSIPCGSLCLHPCASEPQTTHNGHVLCLGSSSNSHPIKNENCCSEFHVSGTTGGKPVSVGDKPYRCSVCGAQFNRPANLKTHSRIHSGEKPYRCDTCGARFVQVAHLRAHVLIHTGEKPYPCHTCGTRFRHLQTLKSHLRIHTGEKPYTCEKCDLHFRHKSQLRLHLRQKHGAVTNTKIRYKVLVDPYQPVLQTC; this is encoded by the exons ATGCAGATGGTAGAGAGATACAGGGCAGAtggagggcaggaggaggacAGTGGAGCACCAGAGGGGTACGTGAAGGAGTTCACACGCCACTCCAGCGATGTCCTGCGGAACCTGAATGAGCTAAGGCATCGAGATATCCTGACTGATGCCACTCTGCTTGTGGGCACTGCCAGCCTGCGGGCACACTGTGCTGTGCTCATCGCCTGCAG TGGATTTTTTTACTCCTTGTTCTCACGGCGTACTCTGGTGGCGGGGAGAGAGCGGCcggtctctctgtcccttcccGACTCACTCGATGCGGGCAGCGTGTCCCTGCTGCTGGACTTCATGTACACGTCTCGCCTGGCCCTGTCTGCCCGCACGGTCCCTGGAGTGCTCGCTGCTGCCACCTATCTGCAGATGGAGCACGTGGTGGACACCTGCCGGGCGTTCATGCTGAATAG TGTGGAAACATTGGGCATCCCTCAAAAAGAGCTGGACTCTTCCTCATCTGCTGTTTCATTTgcaccccctcctggaggagcaTTTCCCAACAACCCACCGAATGGCCGTCCATCCCTACATAACCCTGCCTCCTATCTGGCCGGAGGGGCTGCTGCCAACCTGTGTTGTGACTCAGCAAG GGTTCCCAGAGAGACCTGGGCCTTGAAGGACCCAAGTACTTGCCCAACCCATGAGCCCAGATCAGAAAGGGTAAAGCTTGAGGCTGACTCACCAAACCTGGAATCCCCCACTCCATGCCCAGGCAGCCCCTCCCAGTCTGGTTGTCAGCCTAACTCCCCAACTGAATCCAGTGGATGTAACCAGGCACCCCAACAAGTG ATGCACAGTGGGACAAAATACCTCCCTGATCCAAAGGCCTGCAACTGGAAGAAATACAAGTTCATTGTTCTCAACCCCCTCTGCGCTGCAACTGTCAAGGAGGAGTCGGCAGATGAGAAGGGGCTACAACACTGCAGCCACACGCCCAGTGGGACAGACAAGTGTGCTACTACATCCAAGCCTCCACTGGAGGTGTGTCCAGTGGATGGACTGAGCCATAGTAACAG GTCAGCACAGGGCTTTCATTGTGACATATCCAAACATGGATTACTCCAAGGGGCTTTCCATGGGCTGGTACCCCGCCCTACAGATGAACTACCACACCTACCCACCCAAATGACCCAGGACAGCTCCA TCCCCTGTGGGTCTCTCTGCCTGCACCCTTGTGCCAGTGAACCACAAACCACCCATAATGGACACGTGCTTTGCCTTGGTAGCAGCTCAAACAGTCATCCAATCAAGaatgagaactgctgctcagaaTTTCATGTCAGCGGAACCACGGGGGGCAAACCTGTCAGTGTGG GAGACAAGCCATatcgctgcagtgtgtgtggcgCACAGTTCAACCGACCGGCTAACCTGAAAACACACTCCCGCATCCACTCTGGAGAGAAGCCCTATCGCTGTGACACCTGTGGGGCCCGATTTGTGCAG GTAGCTCACCTCCGTGCCCATGTCCTGATCCACACTGGGGAGAAGCCTTACCCCTGCCACACCTGTGGCACCCGCTTCCGTCACCTGCAAACCCTGAAAAGCCACCTGCGCATTCACACTGGAGAGAAGCCCTACACT TGTGAGAAGTGTGATCTGCACTTTCGCCATAAGAGCCAGCTGCGTCTCCACCTGCGCCAGAAGCACGGGGCCGTCACCAACACCAAAATTCGCTACAAAGTCCTGGTGGACCCCTACCAGCCTGTCCTGCAGACCTGCTGA
- the bcl6b gene encoding B-cell CLL/lymphoma 6 member B protein isoform X2 gives MQMVERYRADGGQEEDSGAPEGGFFYSLFSRRTLVAGRERPVSLSLPDSLDAGSVSLLLDFMYTSRLALSARTVPGVLAAATYLQMEHVVDTCRAFMLNSVETLGIPQKELDSSSSAVSFAPPPGGAFPNNPPNGRPSLHNPASYLAGGAAANLCCDSARVPRETWALKDPSTCPTHEPRSERVKLEADSPNLESPTPCPGSPSQSGCQPNSPTESSGCNQAPQQVMHSGTKYLPDPKACNWKKYKFIVLNPLCAATVKEESADEKGLQHCSHTPSGTDKCATTSKPPLEVCPVDGLSHSNRSAQGFHCDISKHGLLQGAFHGLVPRPTDELPHLPTQMTQDSSIPCGSLCLHPCASEPQTTHNGHVLCLGSSSNSHPIKNENCCSEFHVSGTTGGKPVSVGDKPYRCSVCGAQFNRPANLKTHSRIHSGEKPYRCDTCGARFVQVAHLRAHVLIHTGEKPYPCHTCGTRFRHLQTLKSHLRIHTGEKPYTCEKCDLHFRHKSQLRLHLRQKHGAVTNTKIRYKVLVDPYQPVLQTC, from the exons ATGCAGATGGTAGAGAGATACAGGGCAGAtggagggcaggaggaggacAGTGGAGCACCAGAGGG TGGATTTTTTTACTCCTTGTTCTCACGGCGTACTCTGGTGGCGGGGAGAGAGCGGCcggtctctctgtcccttcccGACTCACTCGATGCGGGCAGCGTGTCCCTGCTGCTGGACTTCATGTACACGTCTCGCCTGGCCCTGTCTGCCCGCACGGTCCCTGGAGTGCTCGCTGCTGCCACCTATCTGCAGATGGAGCACGTGGTGGACACCTGCCGGGCGTTCATGCTGAATAG TGTGGAAACATTGGGCATCCCTCAAAAAGAGCTGGACTCTTCCTCATCTGCTGTTTCATTTgcaccccctcctggaggagcaTTTCCCAACAACCCACCGAATGGCCGTCCATCCCTACATAACCCTGCCTCCTATCTGGCCGGAGGGGCTGCTGCCAACCTGTGTTGTGACTCAGCAAG GGTTCCCAGAGAGACCTGGGCCTTGAAGGACCCAAGTACTTGCCCAACCCATGAGCCCAGATCAGAAAGGGTAAAGCTTGAGGCTGACTCACCAAACCTGGAATCCCCCACTCCATGCCCAGGCAGCCCCTCCCAGTCTGGTTGTCAGCCTAACTCCCCAACTGAATCCAGTGGATGTAACCAGGCACCCCAACAAGTG ATGCACAGTGGGACAAAATACCTCCCTGATCCAAAGGCCTGCAACTGGAAGAAATACAAGTTCATTGTTCTCAACCCCCTCTGCGCTGCAACTGTCAAGGAGGAGTCGGCAGATGAGAAGGGGCTACAACACTGCAGCCACACGCCCAGTGGGACAGACAAGTGTGCTACTACATCCAAGCCTCCACTGGAGGTGTGTCCAGTGGATGGACTGAGCCATAGTAACAG GTCAGCACAGGGCTTTCATTGTGACATATCCAAACATGGATTACTCCAAGGGGCTTTCCATGGGCTGGTACCCCGCCCTACAGATGAACTACCACACCTACCCACCCAAATGACCCAGGACAGCTCCA TCCCCTGTGGGTCTCTCTGCCTGCACCCTTGTGCCAGTGAACCACAAACCACCCATAATGGACACGTGCTTTGCCTTGGTAGCAGCTCAAACAGTCATCCAATCAAGaatgagaactgctgctcagaaTTTCATGTCAGCGGAACCACGGGGGGCAAACCTGTCAGTGTGG GAGACAAGCCATatcgctgcagtgtgtgtggcgCACAGTTCAACCGACCGGCTAACCTGAAAACACACTCCCGCATCCACTCTGGAGAGAAGCCCTATCGCTGTGACACCTGTGGGGCCCGATTTGTGCAG GTAGCTCACCTCCGTGCCCATGTCCTGATCCACACTGGGGAGAAGCCTTACCCCTGCCACACCTGTGGCACCCGCTTCCGTCACCTGCAAACCCTGAAAAGCCACCTGCGCATTCACACTGGAGAGAAGCCCTACACT TGTGAGAAGTGTGATCTGCACTTTCGCCATAAGAGCCAGCTGCGTCTCCACCTGCGCCAGAAGCACGGGGCCGTCACCAACACCAAAATTCGCTACAAAGTCCTGGTGGACCCCTACCAGCCTGTCCTGCAGACCTGCTGA